One window of Trifolium pratense cultivar HEN17-A07 linkage group LG5, ARS_RC_1.1, whole genome shotgun sequence genomic DNA carries:
- the LOC123883118 gene encoding uncharacterized protein LOC123883118 has translation MNFWKGIPTVQNFGQYTRVLFNPNIDAAAELKQRMLDRTISKPHSIYAINETTKAHVLDQWVYKTIRHTLSTLGLCAMVTITDIDLFVYFHFRFMKLYLSCHN, from the exons ATGAATTTTTGGAAAG GTATACCTACTGTTCAGAATTTCGGACAATATACAAGGGTGTTATTCAATCCAAATATTGATGCCGCTGCAGAATTGAAGCAAAG AATGCTGGACAGAACAATTTCTAAGCCTCATTCGATATATGCAATAA ATGAAACTACAAAAGCACATGTATTGGATCAGTGGGTGTACAAAACAATTAGACATACTCTATCAACCCTTGGTTTATGTGCAATGGTAACCATTACTGATATTGATTTGTTTGTCTATTTTCATTTTAGATTTATGAAGTTGTACCTAAGTTGTCACAATTAA